In Paenibacillus sp. G2S3, a single window of DNA contains:
- a CDS encoding LacI family DNA-binding transcriptional regulator translates to MAPTIKDIAKLANVSHTTVSRALNNSPLIKEVTRKKIAEIAAQVGYVPNYNAKSLVMQRSYTIGLFFTSIAKGTSSSFFSDTIRGVNSVVDVEYNLFIRGIDDYAEYSSIHRRRFDGIILMSQSEADNKFIYHVVQQGIPIVVLNRQIDDRSIINIISNDREGAYHAGKHLIESGHQDIAIIEGVEGFKSTQERRDGFIKALIDHNIPVRNDYMISGNYDMQSGYEAMGQLLELEKPPTAVFCSNDDMAIGAMKSVFERGLQVPNDVSIVGFDDSGISLFANPSLTTVKRPIEKISEQGARMLLNLIKEPIENDGLISIDTEFIARESVRKL, encoded by the coding sequence ATGGCACCTACAATCAAGGATATCGCCAAGCTGGCGAATGTTTCACATACAACTGTATCGAGAGCACTTAACAACAGTCCCCTAATTAAAGAGGTCACACGTAAAAAAATCGCCGAGATCGCTGCGCAAGTGGGTTACGTTCCCAATTACAATGCTAAAAGCCTTGTAATGCAGCGATCGTATACCATTGGCCTGTTTTTCACGAGCATTGCGAAGGGCACATCGTCCAGTTTCTTCTCTGATACGATTCGTGGTGTGAACAGCGTTGTAGATGTTGAATATAATCTGTTTATACGTGGGATCGATGATTATGCAGAGTATTCTTCTATTCATCGCAGACGTTTTGACGGAATCATTCTCATGAGCCAAAGCGAAGCAGATAATAAATTCATTTATCATGTGGTCCAGCAAGGCATTCCAATCGTTGTGCTAAACCGACAAATTGATGACCGCTCTATTATCAACATCATCTCAAATGACCGGGAAGGTGCTTATCATGCAGGCAAACACCTGATTGAATCTGGGCATCAAGACATTGCGATCATTGAAGGCGTCGAGGGCTTTAAATCCACGCAGGAACGCAGAGACGGTTTTATAAAAGCATTGATTGACCATAACATTCCTGTGCGCAATGACTACATGATCAGTGGTAATTATGATATGCAAAGCGGATATGAGGCGATGGGCCAGTTGTTGGAATTAGAAAAACCCCCGACGGCAGTGTTTTGTTCCAATGATGATATGGCGATCGGAGCAATGAAATCTGTATTTGAGCGCGGGCTGCAGGTACCGAATGATGTCTCTATTGTTGGTTTTGATGATAGTGGAATTTCGCTCTTTGCGAATCCTTCGCTTACCACTGTTAAACGTCCTATTGAGAAGATCAGCGAGCAAGGAGCCCGCATGCTTTTAAACTTAATCAAAGAACCTATAGAGAATGACGGGCTAATCTCGATCGACACGGAGTTTATTGCGAGAGAATCGGTTAGGAAACTGTAG
- the hisJ gene encoding histidinol-phosphatase HisJ, with translation MHIDYHTHHERCGHAVGKLEDYVQRGIQLGLQQLGLSDHLPLIHVDPTSYYPEMAMPMAELPRYVEECLTLKERYRGVIDLRVGLEADYIEGYEDQIREILSPYPWDYLIGSVHFLGEWDITDHRQVHGWEGKDELEVYRLYYDAVKKSALSGLYDIIGHMDVIKRFGYGPQTPEGKAEVRTLELETLKVIADSGIAMELNASGLSKPCAEMFPAEHLLQEAFKLGIPLTLGSDAHDPAKLGDGLQEARSMLWHTGFRELAVFEGRRRTTVPFKL, from the coding sequence ATGCATATCGATTACCACACGCATCATGAGCGCTGCGGTCATGCCGTGGGCAAGCTTGAGGATTATGTGCAGCGCGGAATACAGCTTGGTCTTCAGCAGCTAGGGTTATCCGACCACTTGCCGCTCATCCATGTCGATCCCACTAGCTATTACCCTGAAATGGCCATGCCAATGGCTGAACTGCCTCGTTATGTGGAGGAATGCCTGACGCTGAAGGAACGCTATCGCGGAGTCATAGACCTGCGGGTAGGGCTGGAAGCAGATTATATTGAAGGCTACGAGGATCAAATTCGTGAGATTTTATCTCCTTACCCATGGGATTATCTGATAGGCTCTGTGCATTTTCTTGGGGAGTGGGATATCACGGATCATCGACAGGTTCATGGCTGGGAAGGCAAGGATGAACTAGAGGTCTATCGCCTTTATTATGATGCTGTAAAGAAGTCGGCGTTATCGGGATTATATGATATTATAGGACATATGGATGTTATTAAACGGTTCGGCTATGGTCCTCAGACACCAGAAGGTAAAGCAGAGGTGAGAACGCTGGAGCTGGAAACCTTAAAGGTTATAGCGGATAGCGGAATCGCCATGGAGCTGAATGCTTCAGGACTTTCCAAGCCGTGTGCTGAGATGTTCCCGGCGGAACATCTGCTACAAGAGGCTTTTAAGCTCGGTATACCGCTTACGCTCGGCTCGGATGCACATGATCCTGCCAAGCTTGGTGACGGCTTACAAGAGGCACGTAGCATGCTCTGGCACACAGGCTTTCGTGAGCTGGCTGTATTTGAGGGACGCCGCCGTACCACTGTTCCGTTCAAACTATAA
- the trxB gene encoding thioredoxin-disulfide reductase, translating into MYKTIVIGTGPAGLTAAIYLARANLNPLVIEGMQPGGQLTTTTEVENFPGFPEGILGPDLMDNMRKQAERFGAEFKNGWVDSVDFSQRPFKVTVDGLGVLEAESVIISTGASARYLGIPGEQENVGRGVSTCATCDGFFFRNKKIIVAGGGDSAMEEASFLTRFASSVTVVHRRDELRASKIMQDRARDNSKVVWALNRTPLEVTTGESGVKGLTVRNNETGLEELIEADGVFVAIGHTPNTGFLGGQITTDTNGYIVVNPGTTETNIPGVFACGDVQDTRYRQAISAAGTGCMAAMDAEKYLEGTMVHDWSENLGS; encoded by the coding sequence ATGTACAAAACGATTGTAATCGGAACAGGCCCGGCCGGGCTTACTGCTGCTATTTATTTGGCACGTGCCAACCTTAACCCACTTGTAATTGAAGGGATGCAGCCAGGTGGACAACTGACAACGACAACGGAAGTGGAGAACTTTCCAGGTTTTCCTGAAGGGATTCTCGGCCCGGATTTAATGGACAACATGCGGAAGCAGGCTGAACGTTTTGGTGCTGAATTCAAGAATGGCTGGGTGGACTCAGTGGATTTTTCACAGCGTCCATTTAAAGTGACAGTAGATGGTTTGGGTGTATTAGAGGCTGAGTCGGTGATTATCTCTACCGGTGCTTCTGCCAGATATTTAGGAATACCAGGGGAGCAGGAGAATGTGGGCCGTGGGGTCAGCACTTGTGCTACTTGTGATGGCTTCTTTTTCCGGAACAAAAAGATTATCGTGGCCGGTGGAGGAGACTCCGCGATGGAGGAAGCCAGCTTCTTAACAAGGTTTGCTTCCAGCGTAACCGTGGTTCATCGTCGTGATGAGCTCAGAGCTTCGAAGATCATGCAGGATCGCGCACGCGATAACAGCAAGGTAGTGTGGGCACTTAATCGTACACCGCTTGAAGTAACAACCGGGGAGTCTGGAGTTAAAGGGCTAACGGTTCGCAACAATGAGACGGGGCTTGAAGAGCTCATCGAAGCGGACGGAGTGTTTGTCGCTATCGGACATACTCCGAATACCGGATTCTTGGGCGGTCAGATTACGACGGATACCAATGGTTATATTGTGGTAAATCCAGGTACTACTGAAACGAACATTCCGGGTGTATTCGCTTGTGGCGACGTACAGGATACCCGTTATCGTCAAGCGATCTCCGCAGCTGGCACCGGCTGTATGGCAGCAATGGATGCCGAGAAATATCTTGAGGGCACAATGGTGCATGACTGGAGCGAAAACCTGGGTAGTTAA
- a CDS encoding tagaturonate reductase: MNRLNSDSWKAYKQYPEKVLQFGEGNFMRAFVDWQIHTMNQKTDFNGGVVVVQPLGNGLAEMLNAQDGLYTLYLQGIKDGAAVKEHEVINCITRTLNPFAQHEEYMKLAENPELRFIVSNTTEAGIAFEEGDKLTDAPQSSFPGKLTALLYKRFEFFNGDASKGFIIIPCELIDRNGDELKKVILKYADLWDLGEGFVNWLNEANTFCCSLVDRIVPGYPRDSIAEITEELGYEDKLVVVGEQFHLWVIEGPQWIKEEFPAELAGLNVLVVDDMTPYRTRKVRILNGAHTALTPVAYLYGIDTVAEAIEHEEVGAYVKSLIYDEIIPTLDIPVEELNSFADAVLERFLNPYVQHYLMSISLNSISKFKTRDLPSLLQYVESKGQLPEKLVFSLSALIAFYKGRRGEEEIQLADDADILEWFASLWAGWDGTDTGLRALAVEVLAATNRWGCDLNEVAGLTDKVTEGLIAIERTGMKQALQAYVKRPAHN; the protein is encoded by the coding sequence ATGAACAGATTGAATAGCGATAGTTGGAAAGCTTACAAGCAATATCCCGAAAAGGTTCTGCAATTTGGTGAAGGCAATTTCATGCGCGCTTTTGTAGATTGGCAGATTCATACGATGAACCAAAAAACGGATTTCAATGGTGGCGTGGTGGTTGTACAACCGCTGGGCAACGGACTTGCAGAAATGCTAAATGCTCAGGACGGTTTATACACGTTGTATCTCCAAGGAATCAAAGATGGAGCAGCGGTAAAAGAACATGAGGTCATCAACTGTATTACACGAACGCTTAATCCTTTTGCCCAGCATGAGGAGTATATGAAGCTTGCCGAGAATCCAGAGCTGCGTTTTATCGTATCCAACACCACTGAGGCGGGAATTGCTTTTGAAGAGGGCGACAAGTTAACCGATGCTCCGCAGAGCAGTTTTCCAGGTAAACTGACGGCCTTATTGTATAAGCGTTTTGAATTTTTTAATGGTGATGCTTCTAAAGGTTTTATCATCATTCCGTGCGAGCTGATTGACCGAAATGGTGATGAGCTTAAGAAGGTTATTTTGAAATATGCTGATCTGTGGGATCTTGGTGAAGGTTTTGTAAACTGGTTGAATGAGGCCAATACCTTCTGCTGCAGTCTGGTGGATCGCATTGTTCCCGGATATCCAAGAGACAGCATCGCTGAGATCACCGAAGAACTGGGCTATGAGGATAAGTTGGTTGTTGTCGGCGAGCAGTTTCATCTTTGGGTAATTGAAGGGCCGCAGTGGATTAAAGAGGAGTTCCCGGCTGAACTGGCAGGCCTTAATGTGCTCGTGGTAGATGATATGACCCCATACCGGACTCGTAAAGTAAGAATTCTAAACGGAGCTCATACCGCGTTGACCCCAGTAGCGTATTTGTACGGAATTGATACGGTTGCCGAGGCAATTGAGCACGAAGAGGTTGGGGCGTACGTAAAGTCCTTAATCTACGATGAGATCATTCCGACGCTGGATATTCCGGTAGAGGAATTGAATTCTTTTGCAGACGCGGTATTGGAAAGGTTCCTGAACCCTTATGTGCAGCATTACTTGATGAGCATCTCCCTTAATTCTATCTCGAAATTTAAGACAAGAGATCTGCCTTCTTTATTGCAATATGTAGAGTCCAAAGGACAATTACCCGAGAAGCTTGTTTTCTCATTGAGTGCATTAATTGCCTTCTATAAAGGACGTAGAGGGGAAGAAGAGATTCAGCTAGCGGATGATGCGGATATTTTGGAATGGTTCGCTTCCTTGTGGGCAGGATGGGATGGCACAGACACTGGGTTACGCGCACTGGCTGTTGAGGTATTAGCGGCGACAAATCGCTGGGGCTGTGATCTAAATGAAGTGGCTGGACTTACTGACAAGGTGACAGAAGGGCTCATTGCGATTGAGAGAACAGGTATGAAGCAAGCGCTGCAAGCGTACGTGAAGAGACCTGCACACAATTAA
- the hisIE gene encoding bifunctional phosphoribosyl-AMP cyclohydrolase/phosphoribosyl-ATP diphosphatase HisIE yields MSETVKNTSISQKEALAGIRWNEAGLVPTVVQDANSLEVLMVAYMNSESLQLSLESGQTWFWSRSRSELWHKGGTSGNTQAITSISYDCDSDTLLVKVVPEGPACHTGATSCFYRDIPLNNQTTEAQKLVTTSLTDGERFAVLGELERVIAEREVERPEGAYTTYLFDKGVDKILKKVGEEASETIIAAKNKDNAELRLEVSDLIYHLLVLLQERKLPLDEIMEELSTRHERPRRDQY; encoded by the coding sequence ATGAGCGAAACAGTAAAGAATACATCCATTAGCCAAAAAGAAGCGCTGGCCGGCATTCGCTGGAATGAAGCGGGGTTGGTGCCTACCGTTGTGCAGGATGCTAACAGTTTAGAAGTGTTGATGGTTGCTTATATGAATTCAGAATCCTTGCAGCTCTCGCTGGAAAGTGGCCAGACCTGGTTCTGGAGCCGCTCACGCAGCGAGCTTTGGCACAAAGGTGGAACCTCAGGCAACACACAAGCGATTACCTCCATATCCTATGATTGTGATAGCGACACACTGCTCGTGAAGGTTGTCCCTGAAGGACCGGCTTGCCATACTGGAGCAACATCGTGCTTTTACCGTGACATCCCTTTGAATAACCAAACCACGGAAGCTCAGAAATTGGTGACTACTAGCCTTACGGATGGTGAGCGTTTTGCTGTTCTTGGTGAGCTGGAGCGCGTGATTGCTGAGCGGGAAGTAGAGCGTCCGGAAGGTGCGTATACAACTTATTTGTTCGATAAAGGTGTCGATAAGATCCTTAAGAAGGTAGGCGAAGAAGCCTCTGAAACGATTATTGCCGCCAAAAATAAAGACAATGCCGAGCTGCGTCTTGAAGTTAGTGATCTGATCTACCACTTACTAGTACTGCTACAGGAGCGCAAGCTTCCGCTGGATGAGATCATGGAAGAGTTGAGTACCCGCCACGAGCGCCCACGCCGGGACCAGTACTAG
- the uxaC gene encoding glucuronate isomerase — protein MSKKFMDENFLLSSETAIQLFHNYAKDMPIIDYHCHLSPQEIYENKTFNNITEAWLYGDHYKWRVMRANGVEEKFITGDASDYEKFLAWSRTVPKVIGNPLYHWTHLELQRFFGVYDLLNEANAPKIWDEVNRQLLGEGYGARDLIIKSKVTVVCTTDDPVDTLEYHEKISSLSGFDASVVPGFRPDKALEINRPTFKPWVSQLSKVSGMDVENYGQFLEALESRVRFFHARAGRVSDHALDAVMFEPATLEEATAIFTKALREGTVSESEEKKYKGFTLVFLSKLYNELDWAMQFHIHALRNNNSVMFGRLGPDTGYDSINDGVIAKPLAGLLDALDRENALPKTILYSLNPNDNHVIAGLMGCFQGGGIPGKIQFGTAWWFNDNKDGMLEQMKTLANLGVLSQFVGMLTDSRSFLSYTRHEYFRRILCDLVGSWVETGEAPDDMELLGSMIENICYNNADHYFNFSKQALVTR, from the coding sequence ATGAGCAAAAAATTTATGGATGAGAACTTCTTATTGTCCAGTGAGACCGCGATTCAGCTGTTTCATAACTATGCGAAAGACATGCCGATTATCGACTATCATTGCCACCTCAGTCCTCAAGAGATCTATGAGAACAAGACGTTCAACAATATTACTGAAGCTTGGCTGTATGGTGACCATTACAAATGGAGAGTGATGCGGGCAAATGGTGTAGAGGAGAAGTTCATTACTGGTGATGCTAGTGATTATGAAAAGTTCTTGGCATGGTCTAGAACCGTTCCTAAGGTTATCGGGAATCCGCTCTATCATTGGACACATCTGGAGTTGCAGCGTTTCTTTGGAGTATATGATTTGCTAAATGAGGCGAATGCGCCGAAGATTTGGGATGAAGTGAACAGACAGTTGCTAGGTGAAGGGTACGGAGCAAGAGACTTGATCATTAAATCGAAAGTAACTGTTGTATGCACCACCGATGACCCTGTAGATACTCTGGAATATCATGAAAAAATCAGCAGCTTGAGTGGATTCGATGCCAGCGTAGTCCCGGGGTTTCGTCCAGATAAAGCCCTTGAAATTAATCGTCCTACCTTCAAGCCTTGGGTATCTCAGCTAAGCAAAGTCTCAGGAATGGACGTTGAGAATTATGGTCAGTTTCTAGAAGCATTGGAGAGCAGAGTGAGATTCTTCCATGCCAGAGCGGGCCGTGTATCCGACCATGCTTTGGATGCAGTCATGTTTGAGCCAGCTACCTTGGAGGAAGCTACGGCAATATTCACTAAAGCGCTTCGTGAAGGTACTGTAAGCGAGAGTGAAGAGAAAAAATATAAAGGGTTCACACTTGTGTTTCTTAGTAAATTGTACAATGAGCTGGATTGGGCGATGCAATTCCATATCCATGCGCTGCGTAATAATAACAGCGTAATGTTCGGGCGCCTCGGTCCTGACACGGGTTATGATTCCATCAATGACGGCGTGATTGCTAAACCGCTGGCAGGTCTGCTAGATGCGCTGGATCGTGAGAATGCGCTGCCTAAGACGATTTTGTACTCACTGAATCCAAATGATAATCATGTCATTGCTGGTTTAATGGGCTGCTTTCAAGGCGGCGGAATTCCAGGGAAGATTCAATTCGGAACGGCATGGTGGTTCAATGACAATAAGGATGGCATGCTGGAACAGATGAAGACGCTCGCTAATCTCGGTGTACTTAGCCAATTTGTCGGGATGCTAACAGACTCCAGAAGCTTTTTATCGTATACCAGACATGAGTATTTTAGAAGAATCCTATGTGATCTTGTTGGCTCTTGGGTAGAGACTGGAGAAGCCCCGGATGATATGGAGCTACTGGGCAGTATGATTGAGAATATCTGTTACAATAACGCTGATCATTATTTCAATTTCTCGAAACAGGCATTGGTGACTAGGTAA
- a CDS encoding ribose-phosphate pyrophosphokinase, which produces MHHQQLRIFSGSSNPKLAADIAERLGVELGQIKLTRFMSGEIYVHYEESIRNCDVFLVQSLSHPINEMFVELLVMIDAAKRASARTVNIIVPYYGYARQERKSAPREPISAKMVADVLTTAGATRVITIDLHAAAIQGFFNIPVDHLTALDLISSHLKAKAMSDLVIVSPDAGRASMAEKLANKLDSPFAIMIKKRPAHNESVITHVIGDVEGRTPIIIEDLIDTGTTIVNVVEGLKERGAKDSIVCATHGLFSGPALQKLDHPSIQEVVITDSIALPDDHSSRFTVLSVAPMLAQATRIILEGGSIDKLFRDAGI; this is translated from the coding sequence ATGCATCATCAACAATTACGTATTTTTTCCGGTTCGTCGAATCCAAAGCTGGCGGCAGATATTGCAGAGCGACTTGGTGTTGAATTGGGGCAGATTAAGCTGACCCGTTTCATGAGCGGCGAGATTTACGTGCATTACGAAGAGAGCATCCGGAACTGCGACGTATTTTTGGTGCAATCCCTATCCCATCCCATTAATGAGATGTTCGTGGAACTGCTCGTGATGATAGATGCTGCCAAACGGGCATCGGCACGTACAGTTAACATTATTGTGCCGTATTATGGATACGCTCGTCAGGAACGTAAGTCTGCACCTCGTGAACCGATCTCGGCTAAGATGGTAGCTGATGTACTTACGACCGCGGGCGCAACCCGTGTAATCACTATTGATTTGCATGCAGCGGCAATTCAAGGCTTTTTCAATATTCCGGTCGATCATCTGACTGCTCTTGATTTGATCAGCAGTCATTTGAAGGCTAAGGCTATGTCTGATTTGGTCATTGTCTCCCCTGATGCAGGACGCGCGTCTATGGCTGAGAAGCTGGCGAATAAGCTGGATTCACCTTTTGCCATTATGATCAAGAAGCGCCCGGCCCATAATGAATCGGTAATCACTCATGTCATTGGCGATGTTGAGGGACGTACACCGATCATCATTGAGGATCTGATTGATACGGGAACGACTATTGTGAATGTGGTGGAAGGCTTGAAGGAACGTGGGGCAAAGGACAGTATTGTCTGTGCAACACACGGATTATTCTCAGGACCTGCGCTGCAGAAGCTGGATCATCCCTCTATTCAGGAAGTAGTGATTACGGATTCCATAGCACTTCCGGATGATCATTCCAGTCGGTTTACGGTCTTATCGGTGGCACCGATGCTTGCACAAGCTACACGTATTATTCTTGAGGGCGGTTCGATCGATAAGCTTTTCAGAGACGCGGGAATTTAA
- a CDS encoding tetratricopeptide repeat protein, which translates to MMERTSEYEENGNVIPVTLNANFFFERAVRSLDRFQYDKALKNFRKAVEYEPENPVNHCNVAGVLSEMGNYEASNDILTHVLENIDPGMTECYFYMANNFANMESYEEAERSLVTYLEEDVNGEFLAESEELMELLQYELDRPAPLIRIRSREGVIEHERARALLEEGKFTQAVSLLEEIVSNTPDFLAAHNNLALAYFYMGRFTKAKECIMRVLEQDSGNLHALCNLAIFLQYEGDRGQLAGLLRLLETTIPFHQEHLFKMATTMGILGRHRTAYGHFRRLLKDEEVGGDASLYHYCAAAASNSGLYAEAQRCWQKAAKLDPESAVPRFFLAQLQQTQGEGKALSSISYNYQLPFQEQLKLWKDNKGSFAEEVRNNPLLRSSFFWALRYGDANTKLQVTEALRWIEDEEMSEILQGLLKQQPLQEEKLQEAALLSLQRLIGSVPEENVLQEAKETSTSRLKGLPEWREDWQKVIDQTVSMMDRRFDAVQKKDAELLWKQFVGSIYPDVPFIRQTEGWCAALEYLIAKMHNLPVTYREVAQRYDVSVSMVSRYARRIDDECSFQGSVSESLPPFTENI; encoded by the coding sequence ATGATGGAGAGAACTTCAGAGTATGAGGAGAATGGTAATGTTATTCCTGTCACTCTGAATGCCAATTTTTTCTTTGAAAGAGCCGTTCGGTCCTTGGATCGCTTTCAATATGATAAGGCATTAAAGAATTTTCGCAAAGCTGTAGAGTACGAACCGGAGAACCCGGTAAATCATTGCAACGTAGCAGGCGTATTATCAGAGATGGGTAATTATGAGGCGTCTAACGACATTTTGACCCATGTGCTGGAGAATATTGATCCTGGAATGACGGAATGTTATTTTTATATGGCTAACAACTTCGCCAATATGGAAAGCTATGAGGAGGCAGAGCGCTCACTCGTTACTTATCTCGAAGAAGATGTGAACGGTGAGTTTCTGGCCGAATCGGAAGAATTAATGGAACTTCTGCAATATGAGCTGGATCGTCCTGCTCCACTTATCCGGATTAGAAGCCGGGAAGGGGTAATAGAGCATGAGCGGGCCCGAGCGCTGTTGGAGGAAGGCAAGTTTACACAAGCCGTATCTTTGCTTGAAGAGATTGTGAGCAATACGCCAGACTTCTTGGCGGCGCATAACAACCTAGCCCTTGCGTATTTCTATATGGGTCGTTTTACCAAAGCTAAAGAATGTATTATGAGGGTGCTTGAACAGGACTCTGGGAATTTGCACGCACTTTGTAACTTGGCGATCTTTCTGCAGTACGAAGGTGACCGGGGACAACTGGCTGGATTGTTACGTCTGTTAGAGACGACCATTCCTTTTCACCAGGAGCATTTGTTCAAAATGGCCACTACGATGGGGATTCTGGGACGGCATAGAACCGCCTATGGTCATTTTCGGCGCCTGCTGAAGGATGAAGAAGTCGGCGGTGACGCCAGTTTGTACCATTACTGTGCGGCGGCAGCAAGTAATAGCGGTCTGTACGCAGAGGCTCAGCGTTGCTGGCAAAAGGCTGCCAAGCTGGATCCGGAATCAGCTGTGCCGAGATTTTTTCTGGCCCAGCTGCAGCAAACGCAGGGGGAAGGCAAGGCGTTGTCTTCAATCAGCTACAACTATCAGCTCCCCTTTCAAGAGCAGCTGAAGCTGTGGAAAGACAACAAAGGCAGCTTTGCCGAAGAGGTACGGAACAATCCGCTGCTTCGATCTTCCTTCTTCTGGGCACTCCGCTACGGTGATGCCAATACGAAGCTTCAGGTTACGGAAGCTCTGCGGTGGATCGAAGATGAAGAAATGTCCGAGATTCTACAAGGACTTCTGAAGCAACAGCCATTGCAGGAAGAAAAGCTGCAAGAAGCTGCGCTTCTCAGTCTGCAACGACTGATTGGTAGTGTTCCGGAGGAAAATGTACTTCAGGAAGCCAAAGAAACTTCTACTTCGCGTCTGAAGGGATTGCCAGAATGGAGAGAAGATTGGCAAAAAGTCATTGACCAGACTGTAAGTATGATGGACCGGAGATTTGATGCTGTCCAGAAAAAAGATGCTGAATTACTCTGGAAGCAATTCGTGGGTAGCATATATCCAGATGTTCCTTTTATCCGTCAAACGGAAGGCTGGTGTGCTGCTTTAGAATATCTGATCGCAAAAATGCATAACCTTCCAGTCACCTACCGCGAGGTAGCTCAGCGCTACGACGTTTCCGTGTCGATGGTCAGCCGTTATGCTCGGCGTATCGATGATGAATGTAGTTTTCAGGGAAGTGTGAGCGAAAGTCTTCCCCCGTTTACCGAAAATATCTAA
- the hisF gene encoding imidazole glycerol phosphate synthase subunit HisF: MLAKRIIPCLDVKDGRVVKGVNFVNLRDAGDPVELAALYDREGADELVFLDISASVEGRATMIEVVRQTAGEIAIPFTVGGGISTPDDMKRILRAGADKIGINTAAITNPQLILEGARRFGSQCIVVAIDAKYNEAFGEWEVYTHGGRKPTGIRALTWAKEAEKLGAGEILLTSMDADGTKDGFDLKLTSAVSDLLSIPVIASGGAGKKEHFYDVFTEGKADAGLAATIFHYKEIAINDLKADLKQKGVEIR; the protein is encoded by the coding sequence ATGTTAGCAAAACGTATCATCCCCTGTCTTGACGTTAAGGATGGACGGGTAGTCAAAGGCGTTAACTTTGTGAATCTGCGTGATGCCGGAGATCCGGTAGAGCTAGCTGCGCTGTATGACCGTGAGGGTGCAGATGAGCTTGTGTTTCTCGATATATCCGCTTCCGTAGAAGGTCGGGCGACCATGATTGAAGTTGTGCGGCAGACCGCAGGTGAAATCGCCATTCCTTTCACAGTGGGTGGAGGGATCTCTACACCTGACGATATGAAGCGGATTCTTCGCGCAGGTGCAGACAAAATCGGCATTAATACGGCAGCTATCACTAATCCACAGTTAATTCTGGAAGGTGCGCGTCGGTTTGGCTCCCAATGTATTGTAGTAGCGATAGATGCTAAATATAATGAGGCTTTTGGAGAATGGGAAGTGTACACCCATGGTGGGCGCAAGCCCACTGGCATCCGTGCTCTGACCTGGGCCAAGGAAGCTGAGAAGCTGGGTGCAGGCGAGATTCTGCTCACAAGTATGGATGCAGATGGCACAAAAGACGGCTTCGATTTGAAGCTGACCTCAGCAGTAAGCGACTTGCTTAGTATTCCTGTGATTGCTTCTGGCGGCGCTGGGAAGAAGGAGCATTTTTACGATGTATTTACGGAAGGGAAAGCCGATGCGGGACTAGCGGCGACCATTTTTCACTATAAAGAGATTGCTATTAATGACTTAAAGGCAGACTTGAAGCAAAAAGGGGTAGAGATCCGATGA